A single Herpetosiphon gulosus DNA region contains:
- a CDS encoding glycosyltransferase family 4 protein, producing MPTPSHSSIRSILIIGNYAPRQCGIATYTTDLRMALLEAYPQSRIEVMAMNDTPAGYDYPDSVVFTIDQDDPYAYYQAADFIRLSSYDLVCIQHEYGIFGGASGRNLLLLIRAITIPIVTTLHTVLREPTADQHTILWELAQRSQRIIVMSSHAVDLIHTIYGIPLAQIDCIPHGIPDLPFRDGYEDKQHANLTGKQVLLTFGLLSPNKGIEDVLNALPSLIKQHPHVLYVIVGATHPTVRQTFGEAYREMLQALVEQLGIQAHVRFHDQFVSSSALAIYMGAADVYITPYHTQEQSVSGTLAYAIGAGKAIVSTPYWYATELLAHGGGMLVPFHDPAMLAEQVNTLLAEPQLRQTIREQAYQRGRTMLWSVVATHYMQSFVQARTHPLHPVLVLANQPIMPDSPIIPPLCLDHLIAMTDDMGLIQHAILNIPNHHEGYATDDNARALIATMLLDPIQEPQAQRLAMRYLAFLWYAFNPATQRFRNFMGANRQWLEATGSEDAHARSIWALGIVLEQSHDPGLCGVAQRLLRFALPAVSQLTHPRPWALALLGFAAYRQRFPGDRTVMASQLQLAEQLLSRFQAAHQPDWEWFDDHLTYDNAVLPHALIVSGQTLQRPDMVEAGLTALTWLCAIQRPEAEHFKPIGSNGFFQRGQAPAHYDQQPIEAQATVLAACAAFESTGDSGWYDEAQHAFYWFLGHNDAGVALYDQRTGGCADGLEIDRINQNQGAESTLAFLIGRLTIQTLTPPIRRGTAENTSASVTRPPRIRADLIPPRDSSSLRPL from the coding sequence GGCCTTGCTTGAAGCGTATCCTCAGAGCAGGATCGAGGTGATGGCCATGAATGATACGCCTGCAGGCTATGACTACCCTGATTCAGTTGTCTTTACGATTGATCAGGATGACCCATATGCTTATTATCAAGCTGCCGATTTTATCCGCTTGAGTTCCTATGACCTTGTGTGTATTCAGCACGAATATGGGATTTTTGGTGGGGCATCGGGGCGTAATCTGCTCTTGCTCATTCGTGCGATCACAATTCCAATTGTGACCACCTTGCATACGGTGTTACGCGAACCAACCGCTGATCAACATACGATTCTGTGGGAGCTTGCTCAACGATCACAACGGATTATCGTGATGAGTTCGCATGCAGTCGATTTAATCCATACGATTTATGGCATTCCATTGGCTCAGATTGATTGTATCCCGCATGGCATTCCTGATCTGCCGTTTCGCGATGGCTATGAGGATAAACAACACGCCAATCTGACTGGCAAGCAGGTTCTGCTTACCTTTGGCTTGCTCTCGCCAAATAAAGGTATCGAAGATGTCTTGAATGCCTTGCCGTCCCTGATCAAACAGCATCCGCATGTGCTCTATGTGATTGTTGGGGCAACCCACCCAACCGTTCGTCAAACCTTTGGTGAGGCTTATCGGGAGATGCTTCAAGCCTTAGTCGAGCAACTTGGAATTCAAGCGCATGTGCGGTTTCACGATCAATTTGTGAGTTCCAGCGCTTTAGCAATTTATATGGGTGCGGCTGATGTGTATATTACACCCTATCATACCCAAGAACAAAGCGTATCGGGTACTTTAGCCTATGCGATTGGGGCTGGTAAGGCGATTGTCTCGACACCCTATTGGTATGCAACCGAACTCTTGGCCCATGGTGGTGGCATGCTGGTTCCGTTTCATGATCCAGCGATGCTTGCTGAGCAGGTTAACACGCTTTTAGCCGAACCCCAGCTGCGTCAAACCATCCGCGAACAGGCCTATCAACGTGGGCGCACGATGCTCTGGTCGGTTGTTGCTACGCACTATATGCAGAGTTTTGTGCAGGCACGGACGCACCCACTCCATCCAGTGCTAGTGCTAGCCAATCAACCAATCATGCCTGATTCACCGATCATCCCGCCGTTATGTCTTGATCATCTGATCGCCATGACCGACGATATGGGCTTGATCCAACATGCGATCTTGAATATTCCCAATCATCACGAAGGCTATGCGACCGATGATAATGCGCGGGCTTTGATTGCCACGATGCTGCTCGACCCTATCCAAGAACCACAGGCGCAGCGCTTGGCAATGCGCTATTTAGCGTTTCTCTGGTATGCCTTTAATCCAGCTACCCAACGGTTTCGCAACTTTATGGGAGCAAATCGGCAATGGCTAGAGGCGACAGGCTCGGAGGATGCCCATGCTCGCAGTATCTGGGCACTTGGCATAGTGCTTGAACAGAGCCATGATCCGGGCTTGTGCGGCGTTGCGCAACGACTCCTCCGTTTTGCGCTTCCGGCGGTGTCTCAGCTGACCCACCCACGGCCATGGGCCTTAGCATTGTTGGGATTCGCTGCCTATCGTCAACGCTTTCCTGGTGATCGCACGGTTATGGCCAGCCAATTGCAACTCGCTGAACAATTATTGTCCCGCTTTCAAGCGGCGCATCAGCCTGATTGGGAATGGTTTGATGACCATCTGACCTATGATAATGCGGTTCTGCCGCATGCGTTGATTGTCAGTGGTCAAACCCTTCAGCGCCCAGATATGGTTGAGGCTGGATTAACGGCCTTGACCTGGCTCTGTGCGATCCAGCGGCCTGAGGCTGAACATTTCAAACCAATTGGTTCGAATGGTTTTTTCCAGCGTGGGCAAGCTCCAGCACACTATGATCAACAGCCAATTGAGGCTCAGGCAACCGTGTTAGCAGCATGTGCAGCCTTTGAAAGCACAGGCGATTCAGGTTGGTACGATGAAGCCCAGCATGCCTTTTATTGGTTTCTCGGCCACAACGATGCGGGTGTAGCGCTCTACGATCAGCGCACCGGTGGCTGTGCTGATGGATTGGAAATTGATCGGATTAATCAAAATCAGGGGGCCGAATCAACCCTCGCATTTTTAATTGGCCGATTGACGATTCAAACACTTACGCCACCAATCAGGCGCGGAACAGCGGAAAACACTTCAGCCAGCGTTACCCGACCACCGCGCATTCGGGCAGATTTGATTCCACCACGTGATTCAAGTTCATTAAGGCCACTGTAG